The Sedimentibacter sp. zth1 DNA segment CCAAACCTTGAAAAATATTCGAAGAAAATAACTAATGATTTGATCACTTCGCTTATAACGGAAGGCTTTCAGCCTTATAAGGGTTTTAATGAGAATGCTGAATTGAATATTACAATCGGTGGAGATGGTGCTTTTTTGCATGCAGTTAGAGAAAGTGGTTTCTCCCAAATACCATTCATTGGTATAAATACAGGTAATCTTGGATTTTTTCCTGAGATAACACCTGATAATGTGCATAATTTTATTGAACTTTACAAATGTGCTAGATATAAAATCAATGAAATTAGCATAATTGAATGTATTGTTTATACTGATAATACTGTTACAACTACCTACGCCGTAAATGATATTGCAATAAAAAGAAGAGATATGAAAACTGCACATCTAGATACTTATTTTAATAATAATTATTTACAAACGGTAAGCGGTGATGGAATAATTGTTTCTTCTCCACTTGGTAGTTCAGCGTATAATTATTCTGCTGGTGGTGCCTTAGTTTATCCATCACTTAGAACACTTCAAATAACACCACTATCTCCACTAAGTTCTAATGCATATAGGTGCTTAAACAGTAGTATCATAGTACCTCCAGAATTTGAGGTTAAAATAGTACCTGAAACCAGTAA contains these protein-coding regions:
- a CDS encoding NAD(+)/NADH kinase, which encodes MDRIINCLPNLEKYSKKITNDLITSLITEGFQPYKGFNENAELNITIGGDGAFLHAVRESGFSQIPFIGINTGNLGFFPEITPDNVHNFIELYKCARYKINEISIIECIVYTDNTVTTTYAVNDIAIKRRDMKTAHLDTYFNNNYLQTVSGDGIIVSSPLGSSAYNYSAGGALVYPSLRTLQITPLSPLSSNAYRCLNSSIIVPPEFEVKIVPETSKNYVTTLVADGVTYDFEGVKSILFFTSAKTIKQLTVGEYNYWNVIKSKLL